The Thermodesulfobacteriota bacterium sequence AGCGCTTGAAGTCAAGGGGTTCGTTTTGCTGTGTCTATTTTTGGGACTATAAAAATATTTGACAATCTTCTTTCTTTTTGATATTTCTTTAAGTTATGCTTTTAAGTTTTGTTATTTTATAATCTGCGGATTTCGTGTTTAAAAGCCCCTAATTAGGGGGTACGCCGCAACGACTAAGGATACAGTGCAATCCGCTTCAGGCGGACAGATGGACTTTTTACGAAGCCATCAATATATAAACCAACGGAAGGATATTAATAAAGGTATTTTGGCTAAAATAGTAATTGAAAGAGATAGATGTAAGGGCTGTAGTTTTTGTGTTGATGCTTGTCCAAAAAATCTTATCACAATTCAGGAAGAACTGAACATTCAAGGATACCTTCCTGCTACAATAAAGGATAATAACAAGTGTACCGGATGTGCACTTTGTGCCGAGGTTTGTCCGGATGTGGCTATTGAGGTTTATAAATAGCCAGGAAGGATTGGGGATTAACCCCCTGGACGGTGAACAATCAACAATGAACGGATGAAAGGAATATGACGGAAAAGATCCTTCTAAAAGGGAATATTGCTCTGGCTAAAGGTGCTATTGTAGCTGGATGCAGATACTATTTCGGTTATCCAATTACCCCCCAAAATGATATACCCGAATACCTGTCTGCGGAATTGCCGAAGATTGGTGGGACCTTTATCCAGGCTGAAAGCGAAATAGCTTCGATAAATATGGTCTTGGGAGCTTCTGCATCTGGTGTCAGGGCTATGACATCCTCTTCAGGGCCTGGTATATCTTTGATGCAGGAAGGTATGTCGTATATGGCTGGAAGTGAATTGCCCGGTTTAGTGGTTAATGTTATGAGGGTAGGACCAGGGCTTGGAGGCATTGCCCCTACTCAGGGTGATTATTTTCAGGCAACCCGCGGAGGTGGGCATGGTGACTACTTTAATATTGTATTAGCCCCTGCCTCTGTTCAGGAGATGTTTGACCTCGCAATAAAGGCATTTGAATTGTCTGATAAATACCGTAATCCAGCAATGATTCTTTGCGATGCTATCTTGGGGCAAATGAAAGAGCCTGTTCTCTTGGAAGAAACGAATACTGTAATTCCACCATTCAAGCCGTGGGCATTGACAGGTTCCAAAGGACGCAAGCCCCAGTTTCTTAAAACCCTGTATCTTTCTGATGGGGAGCAGGAAGCTCACAATTTAGAACTAAAGGAAAAATATGACCGCTTAAGAGCAAAGGAGGTCATCTTTGAGGCAAAAGGATTGTATGATTGTGAGATGGTTATTGTAGCCTTTGGTACAGTTTCTCGGATTGCCAAGACCGCTATCCAGATGGCAAAAGGAGAAGGTATAAAAGTAGGTCTGATTCGTCCAATTACCCTATTCCCATTTCCTGCTGAGGTCATTCGAGAAACCGCAAAAAAAATCCCCAGAATATTAGTAGTAGAAATGAATACAGGTCAGATGTTACAGGATGTTAATCTTTCCATTGAAAGTAATGTTAAACTTAGATTTTATGGCCGTCCTGGAGGAGGTATACCTACCCCAGAAGATATGCTGAGAGAGATCAGGGTGATGTTTAATGAAAAAGGTTTTTAGCAGACCGAAGAGTTTAATTGATCGTCAAACCCATTTTTGTCCGGGATGTACCCATGGTACTGCTCATAGACTAGTGGCTGATGCAATTGATCACTTTGGTGTTCAGGAAGAAACAATTGGTGTCTGCGGGGTGGGATGTGCTGTCTTTATGTATGATTATTTTGCCATAGATGCCATTGAGGCCCCCCACGGCCGCGCTCCTGCAGTTGCTACAGGGATTAAACGAGTACATCCTAAAAAAATAGTCTTTACTTACCAAGGTGATGGTGACCTGGCATCAATAGGTACTGCAGAAACAATCCATACTGCTAACAGGGGAGAGAACATAACCATAATCTTTATCAACAATACTGTATACGGTATGACTGGTGGGCAGATGGCCCCAACTACTCTATTGGGTCAACAGACAACCACCACCCCCTATGGACGAAATTTTCGAAATGATGGTTATCCTATCCGAATGGCGGAGATGCTGGCTACTTTGGAAGGGGTTGCGTAT is a genomic window containing:
- a CDS encoding 3-methyl-2-oxobutanoate dehydrogenase subunit VorB, with the protein product MTEKILLKGNIALAKGAIVAGCRYYFGYPITPQNDIPEYLSAELPKIGGTFIQAESEIASINMVLGASASGVRAMTSSSGPGISLMQEGMSYMAGSELPGLVVNVMRVGPGLGGIAPTQGDYFQATRGGGHGDYFNIVLAPASVQEMFDLAIKAFELSDKYRNPAMILCDAILGQMKEPVLLEETNTVIPPFKPWALTGSKGRKPQFLKTLYLSDGEQEAHNLELKEKYDRLRAKEVIFEAKGLYDCEMVIVAFGTVSRIAKTAIQMAKGEGIKVGLIRPITLFPFPAEVIRETAKKIPRILVVEMNTGQMLQDVNLSIESNVKLRFYGRPGGGIPTPEDMLREIRVMFNEKGF
- a CDS encoding thiamine pyrophosphate-dependent enzyme, whose translation is MKKVFSRPKSLIDRQTHFCPGCTHGTAHRLVADAIDHFGVQEETIGVCGVGCAVFMYDYFAIDAIEAPHGRAPAVATGIKRVHPKKIVFTYQGDGDLASIGTAETIHTANRGENITIIFINNTVYGMTGGQMAPTTLLGQQTTTTPYGRNFRNDGYPIRMAEMLATLEGVAYSTRVSMHNAKEVLKAKKAVRRAFEMQIEGMGLTFVELLSACHTNWRVKPLEGQKRVEEELIPYFPLGVFKERKGKDFL
- a CDS encoding 4Fe-4S binding protein, whose translation is MDFLRSHQYINQRKDINKGILAKIVIERDRCKGCSFCVDACPKNLITIQEELNIQGYLPATIKDNNKCTGCALCAEVCPDVAIEVYK